A region of Denticeps clupeoides chromosome 19, fDenClu1.1, whole genome shotgun sequence DNA encodes the following proteins:
- the tmco1 gene encoding calcium load-activated calcium channel has translation MSTMFADTILIVFISVCTALLAEGITWVLVYRTDKYKRLKAEVEKQSKKLEKKKETITESAGRQQKKKIERQEEKLKNNNRDLSMVRMKSMFAIGFCFTALMGMFNSIFDGRVVAKLPFVPLSYIQGLSHRNLLGEDYTDCSFIFLYILCTMSIRQNIQKMLGLAPSRAATKQAGGFLGPPPQAAKFS, from the exons ATGAGCACTATGTTCGCGGACACGATCCTCATCGTGTTTATATCGGTGTGCACCGCGTTGCTGGCCGAGG GTATTACCTGGGTGTTGGTGTATCGAACAGACAAATACAAGAGGTTAAAGGCCGAGGTGGAGAAACAGAGCAAGAAAT tggagaagaaaaaggaaacCATCACAGAGTCAGCGGGACgtcaacagaagaaaaaaatag AGCGGCAAGAAGAGAAGTTAAAGAACAACAACCGAGATCTTTCTATG GTGCGCATGAAGTCCATGTTTGCTATTGGCTTCTGCTTCACTGCTCTGATGGGAATGTTTAATTCCAT TTTTGACGGGAGAGTAGTGGCCAAGCTTCCGTTCGTCCCTTTGTCCTACATCCAAGGACTCTCCCACCGTAACTTGCTGGGCGAGGATTACACCGactgctccttcatcttcctctaCATTCTGTGCACCATGTCCATTCGACAG AACATTCAGAAGATGCTCGGACTCGCTCCGTCCCGGGCCGCCACCAAACAGGCCGGAGGATTTTTGGGTCCCCCTCCTCAAGCTGCCAAGTTTTCTTAG